A DNA window from Onthophagus taurus isolate NC chromosome 1, IU_Otau_3.0, whole genome shotgun sequence contains the following coding sequences:
- the LOC139430712 gene encoding uncharacterized protein, with the protein MINEVENKKQVWCPDSGSTSHMSGEKEIFEKIHKTSKELKLANNQKTSVEGIGKIKINLKNNFSIDQVRLENTLYVPSLRTNLLSVAKITDHGYDVKFTKNRAFIINKRNGNVLGIADRKGDLYFIEKEEEANLIKDESKVQD; encoded by the coding sequence ATGATAAATGaagtagaaaataaaaagcaagTTTGGTGTCCCGACAGCGGATCTACATCTCATATGAGtggtgaaaaagaaatttttgaaaagatacATAAAACGtcgaaagaattaaaattagccAATAATCAAAAAACGTCCGTTGAAGGAAttggcaaaataaaaataaatctaaaaaataatttttcaatagaTCAAGTCCGACTCGAAAACACATTATATGTACCAAGTTTGCGCACCAATTTATTATCTGTAGCTAAAATTACAGATCATGGATATGATGTTAAATTTACAAAGAATAGagcatttataattaataaaagaaacggAAATGTACTAGGAATAGCAGATAGAAAAGGAGACTTATACTttattgaaaaagaagaagaagcaaatttaataaaagatgaaaGCAAAGTTCAAGACTGA
- the LOC139430736 gene encoding uncharacterized protein, translating to MEAILIKNDAWEYVNGTLKNPTLIAENDESIKKIREWEIKDSKARSDLILSMDPTELKQVKHCLTSYEVWKKLETIQQSSGPAKNAFLLKKLTLSKMKDGENINEYLNNFFDTVDKLKEMNLEINEDLLTIIMLYSLPEKFENFRIAIETRDDLPKPEVQRIKILEEYEAREERENKQTEGNVLYVNKPKTFNRGYFQKPN from the coding sequence ATGGaagcaatattaattaaaaacgacGCATGGGAGTATGTCAAtggaacattaaaaaatccaaCTTTAATAGCGGAAAATGATgaatcaatcaaaaaaattagagaaTGGGAAATAAAGGACAGTAAAGCACGATCAGACTTAATACTGTCTATGGACCCTACAGAATTAAAACAAGTAAAACATTGTTTAACATCGTATGAAGTATGGAAGAAACTAGAAACAATACAGCAATCAAGCGGACCTGCTAAAAATgcatttctattaaaaaaattgacgttatcaaaaatgaaagacggagaaaatataaatgaatatttaaataatttctttgataCTGTAGACaaactaaaagaaatgaatttagaAATTAACGAAGATCTACTTACAATAATCATGTTATATAGTTTGccagaaaaattcgaaaatttccGTATTGCCATTGAAACCAGAGACGATCTACCAAAACCTGAGGTACAGCGAATTAAGATACTGGAAGAATATGAAGCAAGAGAAGAAagagaaaataaacaaaccgaAGGAAATGtattatatgttaataaaccaaaaacatttaataggggatattttcaaaaaccaaattaa